In Streptomyces sp. TLI_146, the genomic stretch GGGGGTGCGGCACTGGGCGGCCTCGCGGCGGGCGCGGGCGCCACGGCGCTCGGCGTCGCACTGGCCGCCAGCTCGGAGATCACCGTGCCGGTGGCCGTGGTCGCCGGGGTCGGCGGCGCCGTCGTCATCGGCGCGACCGACCTCCTGGACGAGGCGTTCCACGAGCACTGGAGCGAGGACATCCACGACCACGGGGTGATCGGCGGCCTCTGGCACGGCAGCGGCAACGTCCTGTCGGACACCGGCAAGGACATGAAGCGCCTCGCGGACGACGCGGGCAACCTGGGGAAGAAGGCGTGGAATGGTTTCAAGGGCCTCTTCTGACCGGGCCGTCCCCGCCGGGCCACACGTCGTCAGGCTGCCGGTCGTCGGCACGAGCTGGTACCGGCGGGGCTTCGGCTACTGGGCGCGCCGGATCGCGCTGGGCGCCTTCGTGCTGCTGGTGATGGCGGTGATGCTGAGCGTGCTGCTCATCGCCTTCGGCGACACCGTGAACGGGCTCCCCGGCGTCTGGCCGCCGGTGCTGTGGATCGCGATGGTGGCGCTGTGCGCCGGGTCGGCGGTCTGGGGCTGGGTGCGGGCCCGGCGCCAGATGCGGGAGAAGCTGGCCGAGGCGGCGTCACCGGAGGAGTCCTGGAAGGCGCACCGCGGCCGGCAGCGGCAGGTGGGCAGCGGGCTCAGCAGCCCCTGGCGGGCGCTGGTGCTGCTCGCGCTGCCGTTCCTGGCCCCGCTGTTCGCGTGGCTGCTCGGCACGCTGTGCGCGGCCACGTTCGTACGCGAACTGCCCTCCGAGGTCGGCGCCCGCCGCGCGATGGCCCGTTAGCGCGGGAGAACGGCGAAGGGCCCGCGCGGTCGCCACGACTGCGCGGGCCCTTTCTCCTGTCCTACTGCTGCGGAGGCTGGGGCTGCTGCCACGCCTGCGGGGGCTGCTGGCCGCCGTACGGCTGGGGCTGCTGGTGCTGCGGCTGCTGGGCGTACGGCTGCGGGGGCATCGGCTGCCCCGGCGCCTGCTGGCCCGGTCCGGGCTGGCCGGGGAGGGGCTGGCCCGGCTGCCCCGGGAAGGGCTGGCCCGGGTGCTGCGCCTGCTGCCCCGGCATCGGCGGAGCCATGTGCGGCGGCGGGTTGACCCCGTCCCCCGTCCACAGGCCCTGCTGCTGCTGGGCGCGGACGAAGTCCTCGGCCACCAGCGCCGACAGATGGAAGTACGCCTCGCGCGTCTTGGGCCGCATCATGTCGAGGTCGACCTCGGCGCCCGCCGCCAGGTGCTCGTCGAACGGGACCACCACGACCCCGCGGCAGCGCGTCTGGAAGTGCTGGACGATGTCGTCCACCTTGATCATCTTGCCGGTCTCGCGGACCCCGGAGATGACCGTGAGGGAGCGCTGGACGAGGTCGGCGTACCCGTGCGCGGAGAGCCAGTCCAGCGTCGTGGACGCGCTCGACGCGCCGTCGACGGACGGGGTGGAGATGATGATCAGCTGGTCCGCGAGGTCGAGCACGCCGCGCATCGCGGAGTACAGCAGACCCGTGCCGGAGTCGGTGAGGATGATCGGGTACTGCTTGCCCAGGACGTCTATCGCCCGCCGGTAGTCCTCGTCGTTGAAGGTCGTGGACACGGCCGGGTCGACGTCGTTGGCGATGATCTCCAGACCGGACGGCGCCTGCGAGGTGAACCGGCGGATGTCCATGTACGAGTTGAGGTACGGGATCGCCTGGACCAGGTCACGGATGGTCGCGCCGGTCTCGCGGCGCACCCGGCGGCCGAGCGTGCCCGCGTCCGGGTTGGCGTCGATCGCCAGGATCTTGTCCTGCCGCTCGGTCGCCAGCGTCGCACCAAGGGCCGTCGTGGTCGTCGTCTTGCCGACACCGCCCTTGAGGGAGATGACCGCGATCCGGTAGCACGACAGCACGGGGGTGCGGATGAGGTTGAGCTTCTGCTGCCGCTCGGCCTCCTCCTTCTTGCTGCCGAACTTGAAGCGCGAGGCGCCGCCCGGGTTGCGGCTGGACTTCGCCTTCTGCTTGTTGTTGCGCAGCAGCCGGTCGGAGGAGAGCTCCACGGCCGCGGTGTACCCGAGCGGCGCGCCCGGCACGGACCGCTCGCGCTGGTCGTGCGCCACGGGGGAGGGCCACCCGGCCCCGCTCCGCGGATCCACGGGCCCGGCGGGCGGCTGCGCCTGCGGCAACGGCTGCGCCTGCGGCTGCGCCGGGGGCTGGGCCTGCTGGTGGGGTACGGGGGCGTGGGCGTCGGGCGTCCCCGGCTGGGGGAAGCCGTAGCCGCCCTGGGGGGCCTGGGGGGCCTGCGGCGCGGGCGGGGTCTGGGCCGGTGCCTGCGCCTGCGTCTGGGCCGGGGTCGGCTGCGGGAACCCGTAACCGCCTTGCGGGGCGGGGGAGTTGGGGTCGGCGGCCGGGGCGCCGGGCTGCGGGAAGGCGTGCGGGCCCTGGGGGGTGTGGGGGGCCGGGTTGCTGGGGGCGCCCTGTGTTCCGGGGTGCGGGAATCCGT encodes the following:
- a CDS encoding SCO5717 family growth-regulating ATPase, translating into MNSDQDQFRTGGNARDENRSDADPEPTGEFTIDYTPPAWYTQNAAPSTDAATPPPPPPAGPPVAVPGLPSSGGFQPNWTTTPAPPGPAPSEDAAAQAQPFGGGDVESGATMRFSPGSLKRELAERLAAADAAKAEAANAAGEADAGTGTGTDAPSDAAAAPAPVAADEPVDVAVKDEPTAEAVWDSAGTAEAEPEAGVPGPGGAEGTAPEADAASGEPEPAATPEPSDAAPATAEATAAEPAESADAAPARADQVAAEPSGSVTSVTSDDSGDYVTAAPLAAEAADAAPAAPAEPVPAPPVAEPVDAVAAQAAAAAPADAVPPVADAAPQDAVPQAAPVTPAEQPWAAQAQQPGLPPLPPAYQPAAPAPAPQWPVPAPQQTGQPAWPLPHGAEPAAPQPATPTGQGGFPLPQPNAPAQQGGYGFPQPGTPNAPAPTPAADPNTPAPQGGYGFPQPGQQGAPATPHVPAPAPAPTAAPNAPAPQGAYGFPHPGTQGAPSNPAPHTPQGPHAFPQPGAPAADPNSPAPQGGYGFPQPTPAQTQAQAPAQTPPAPQAPQAPQGGYGFPQPGTPDAHAPVPHQQAQPPAQPQAQPLPQAQPPAGPVDPRSGAGWPSPVAHDQRERSVPGAPLGYTAAVELSSDRLLRNNKQKAKSSRNPGGASRFKFGSKKEEAERQQKLNLIRTPVLSCYRIAVISLKGGVGKTTTTTALGATLATERQDKILAIDANPDAGTLGRRVRRETGATIRDLVQAIPYLNSYMDIRRFTSQAPSGLEIIANDVDPAVSTTFNDEDYRRAIDVLGKQYPIILTDSGTGLLYSAMRGVLDLADQLIIISTPSVDGASSASTTLDWLSAHGYADLVQRSLTVISGVRETGKMIKVDDIVQHFQTRCRGVVVVPFDEHLAAGAEVDLDMMRPKTREAYFHLSALVAEDFVRAQQQQGLWTGDGVNPPPHMAPPMPGQQAQHPGQPFPGQPGQPLPGQPGPGQQAPGQPMPPQPYAQQPQHQQPQPYGGQQPPQAWQQPQPPQQ